A genomic window from Candidatus Rokuibacteriota bacterium includes:
- a CDS encoding short-chain dehydrogenase/reductase — protein MELGLKGKTVLVTGGSKGIGRATARAMAAEGARVMICSRSAPALEEAAGAIRRETGQAVEIVAADLSRLEGVESAAAAAIQRLGRLDVLVNNAGAIKGGDFLAIPDEEWMTGWSLKLLGYIRMARTVLPQMRTQGGGRIVNVVGMAARNPATTYMVGGAANAALINFTKALADLGAPSNILVTAVSPGPVKTDRWDSLQRQQAAAAGKDLETFVKEQNQNFPLGRIALPEEVADLVCFLASDRASFLTGIAITVDGGMSRGVYL, from the coding sequence ATGGAACTCGGCCTCAAGGGCAAGACCGTTCTCGTTACCGGAGGCAGCAAGGGCATAGGCCGCGCGACGGCGCGCGCGATGGCGGCAGAAGGCGCCCGCGTCATGATCTGCTCGCGGAGCGCGCCCGCTCTCGAGGAGGCTGCCGGCGCCATCCGGCGCGAGACCGGGCAGGCCGTCGAGATCGTCGCCGCCGATCTGAGCCGGCTCGAAGGCGTCGAGAGCGCCGCCGCGGCGGCCATCCAGCGTCTCGGACGCCTCGACGTCCTCGTCAACAACGCGGGCGCGATCAAGGGCGGCGATTTCCTCGCCATCCCCGACGAGGAATGGATGACGGGCTGGAGTCTCAAGCTCCTGGGCTATATCCGCATGGCGCGGACGGTCCTTCCGCAGATGCGGACCCAGGGCGGGGGACGTATCGTCAACGTGGTCGGCATGGCGGCGCGCAACCCCGCGACGACCTACATGGTGGGCGGCGCCGCCAACGCCGCGCTCATCAACTTCACCAAGGCCCTGGCCGATCTCGGCGCGCCGTCCAACATCCTCGTGACGGCGGTTTCGCCGGGCCCCGTTAAAACGGACCGGTGGGACAGCCTCCAGCGCCAGCAGGCCGCCGCCGCCGGCAAGGACCTCGAGACCTTCGTGAAGGAGCAGAACCAGAACTTCCCGCTCGGGCGCATCGCGCTGCCCGAAGAGGTCGCGGACCTAGTGTGCTTCCTGGCCTCGGACCGCGCGTCCTTCCTCACGGGCATCGCCATCACGGTCGACGGCGGGATGAGCCGGGGGGTCTACCTCTAG
- a CDS encoding DUF309 domain-containing protein, producing MPLPLPLRNCLTGLILDALHDDGARRGLEALAAVCADPGALEGPGVLPEPFPREMFERRDGGWRLKSGFKAHESEFAERAERARRLLHLRPFDAEDPPLEVALVAAALLFHAHLYFEVHELLEPYWLRAEGGDREALQGLIQVAVGFQHLANGNVSGARALLHDGCGRVLERTLAGVPLDPFGRALQRTFDRVLSLGEDAPRGFDWNDVPRFPVRTSGG from the coding sequence ATGCCGCTGCCGCTGCCGCTCAGGAATTGCTTGACCGGGTTGATCCTGGATGCGCTCCACGACGATGGCGCGCGGCGCGGGCTGGAGGCCCTCGCGGCGGTCTGCGCCGACCCGGGAGCGCTCGAGGGACCGGGCGTGCTGCCCGAACCGTTCCCGCGGGAGATGTTCGAGCGACGGGACGGCGGCTGGCGGCTCAAGAGTGGCTTCAAAGCCCACGAGAGCGAGTTCGCGGAGCGCGCCGAGCGGGCCCGGCGGCTGCTGCACCTGCGTCCCTTCGACGCCGAGGACCCGCCGCTGGAAGTCGCGCTGGTCGCCGCGGCGCTGCTCTTCCACGCGCATCTCTACTTCGAGGTTCACGAGCTCCTCGAGCCCTACTGGCTGCGCGCCGAGGGCGGTGACCGCGAGGCGCTTCAGGGCCTGATACAGGTGGCCGTGGGCTTCCAGCACTTGGCCAACGGCAATGTCAGCGGCGCGCGCGCCCTGCTGCACGATGGCTGCGGGCGCGTCCTCGAGCGGACGCTCGCGGGCGTGCCGCTGGATCCGTTCGGGCGGGCGCTCCAGCGCACCTTCGACCGCGTGCTGTCCCTCGGCGAAGACGCGCCGCGTGGTTTCGACTGGAACGACGTGCCCCGTTTTCCCGTGAGGACCTCCGGTGGCTGA
- a CDS encoding dienelactone hydrolase family protein — translation MTLRVFVGIVLCAALGGGCAGPISFENATPKAPARVEGRLVKPGGPGPFPALVLLHGCHGVSSQVYTWARWLADRGYVAFVVDSFGPRKEPADCKDDPSPGAMPNTARFDDAIGALRTLQSRPFVISDRVASFGWSQGGQYAMSVINGPTLERARARGVALPPVGFAAAIAMYPGGCRDYAKELVVRPLLLLIGGSDDWTPPQYCREMAANVRARGADVTLVEYKGAYHYFDVVGQQKEVLKDIEQPFTRGSYGVTVAYDPEAAVDAQRQVEAFLARVLKGAPPR, via the coding sequence ATGACGCTGCGAGTTTTCGTTGGAATCGTCTTGTGCGCCGCTCTCGGGGGCGGCTGCGCCGGCCCCATTTCCTTCGAGAACGCGACGCCGAAGGCGCCGGCGCGCGTCGAGGGGCGTCTCGTCAAGCCGGGCGGGCCCGGGCCTTTTCCCGCGCTCGTCCTTCTTCACGGCTGCCACGGCGTCTCCTCGCAGGTCTACACCTGGGCGCGCTGGCTCGCCGACCGGGGATACGTCGCCTTCGTCGTGGACAGCTTTGGGCCGCGCAAGGAGCCGGCGGACTGCAAGGACGACCCGAGCCCCGGCGCCATGCCCAACACCGCGCGCTTCGACGATGCGATCGGCGCCCTGCGGACTCTGCAGTCGCGGCCGTTCGTCATTTCGGATCGGGTCGCGTCGTTCGGCTGGTCGCAGGGGGGCCAGTACGCCATGTCGGTCATCAACGGGCCGACCCTCGAGCGCGCCCGCGCGCGCGGGGTCGCGCTGCCGCCGGTGGGGTTCGCCGCGGCGATCGCCATGTACCCGGGCGGATGCCGCGACTATGCCAAGGAGCTGGTCGTGCGACCCCTGCTCCTTCTGATCGGCGGCTCCGACGACTGGACGCCGCCCCAGTACTGCCGCGAGATGGCGGCGAACGTGAGGGCGCGCGGCGCCGACGTGACGCTCGTCGAGTACAAGGGCGCCTACCACTACTTCGACGTGGTCGGCCAGCAGAAGGAAGTGCTCAAGGACATCGAACAGCCGTTCACGCGGGGCAGCTACGGCGTGACCGTCGCGTACGATCCCGAAGCGGCGGTCGACGCCCAGCGGCAAGTCGAGGCCTTCCTGGCGCGGGTCCTCAAGGGCGCGCCGCCGCGCTGA
- a CDS encoding DNA polymerase domain-containing protein, with protein MTRLPLPFYDNRLLFGRAGTPGQVAFEAGEEAVRIWSRDGVPRVTEEPFRPFLLLADPDRLRGFKGDATIVPLDGDAAYRWLAEFPSWSHCLRARDYAQRVSGRTAGVPDAPYQFLSDPVHQFLLRTGRTSFLGMAFEDVRRMAVDIEVTTAPGFEFPNAARESDRIIAIAIADSAGFTTVLSGAEMSEAELLAECGRLIQERDPDVLEGHNIFRFDLEYIEARARRHKVPLAWGRDGSTLTGRPSRMQVADRTIAYRRYAVAGRHIVDTWILVQLYDVAARDLESYGLKDVARHFGIAAPERTYLPPEDIPRIFREEPERLMAYARDDVVETLALSGLLSPPYFVQAQALPLSYESVVLRGNATKIDGLLMREYLHQRRAVPAPSAGKAVAGGYTTVLLTGVARPVLHADVTSLYPSLMLTRKIAPASDTLGVFPKLLGDLREFRLAAKRLASEAPVEADRTLLGALQQTFKILINSFYGYLAFSQGHWNDYDAANRVTGEGRALVMSLVERLGELGASVIEVDTDGLYFVPPEGRPSSRDAADEPEERRFELKGEALRRELSGSAARRGLNEDEETLMAELERVLPPGIQLELGGRYEAMLSYKMKNYVLLDHRGKLLVKGSGLRSRGIELFQRLWLEEMFRLLLTGRREEIPALVKRWQEDFEAHRVPVKQFMKTETLQESPAGYQDKLRDRKRNVSAAYELALRSERPYQAGDQVSYYVAGEGKRVKVNEAAKLAAEWNPAAPDENTAYYLAKLHDLYEKFRPLIEQDGLAPASDGEPEVPAQLPLE; from the coding sequence TTGACGCGCCTGCCCCTGCCCTTCTACGACAACCGTCTGCTCTTTGGCCGCGCGGGGACTCCCGGGCAGGTCGCCTTCGAGGCCGGCGAGGAGGCCGTGCGGATCTGGTCGCGCGACGGCGTCCCGCGCGTCACCGAGGAGCCCTTCCGGCCCTTCCTGCTCCTCGCGGACCCGGACCGGCTCAGGGGCTTCAAAGGCGATGCGACCATCGTGCCCCTCGACGGCGATGCGGCGTACCGCTGGCTGGCCGAGTTCCCGTCCTGGAGCCACTGCCTCAGGGCCCGCGATTACGCCCAGCGCGTCTCCGGTCGCACCGCGGGAGTCCCGGACGCGCCCTATCAATTCCTCTCGGACCCCGTGCACCAGTTCCTGCTCCGCACGGGCCGGACGTCCTTCCTCGGAATGGCCTTCGAGGACGTGCGCCGCATGGCCGTGGACATCGAAGTCACGACAGCGCCCGGCTTCGAGTTCCCCAACGCCGCCCGGGAGTCCGACCGCATCATCGCCATCGCGATCGCCGATTCGGCGGGCTTCACCACGGTGCTCTCCGGCGCCGAGATGAGCGAGGCCGAGCTGCTGGCGGAGTGCGGCCGCCTGATCCAGGAGCGCGACCCCGACGTGCTCGAGGGCCACAACATCTTCCGCTTCGACCTCGAGTACATCGAGGCGCGCGCCCGGCGGCACAAGGTGCCGCTCGCCTGGGGGCGCGACGGCTCGACGCTGACCGGCCGGCCTTCTCGCATGCAAGTGGCCGACCGGACCATCGCCTACCGTCGCTACGCGGTCGCCGGCCGTCACATCGTGGACACGTGGATCCTCGTCCAGCTCTACGACGTCGCCGCCCGCGACCTCGAGTCCTACGGCCTCAAGGACGTCGCGCGCCACTTCGGCATCGCGGCGCCGGAGCGCACCTACCTGCCGCCCGAAGACATCCCCCGCATCTTCCGGGAAGAACCCGAACGGCTGATGGCCTATGCGCGAGACGACGTGGTCGAGACGCTGGCGCTCTCGGGGCTGCTCTCGCCGCCGTACTTCGTCCAGGCCCAGGCGCTGCCGCTGTCCTACGAATCAGTGGTGCTCCGCGGCAACGCGACCAAGATCGACGGGCTCCTGATGCGCGAGTACCTGCACCAGCGTCGCGCCGTGCCCGCGCCGTCGGCGGGCAAGGCCGTGGCCGGAGGCTACACGACGGTGCTCCTCACGGGCGTGGCCCGGCCGGTACTCCACGCCGACGTCACTTCGCTCTACCCGTCGCTCATGCTGACGCGGAAGATCGCACCCGCCAGCGACACTCTGGGCGTCTTCCCGAAGCTGCTCGGCGATCTCCGCGAGTTCCGGCTGGCGGCCAAACGGCTCGCGAGTGAGGCGCCGGTCGAGGCCGACCGGACGCTCCTCGGCGCCCTCCAGCAGACCTTCAAGATCCTGATCAACTCCTTCTACGGCTACCTCGCCTTCTCGCAGGGGCACTGGAATGACTACGACGCCGCCAACCGCGTCACCGGGGAAGGGCGCGCGCTGGTCATGTCGCTCGTGGAGCGTCTGGGCGAACTGGGCGCGTCGGTCATAGAGGTGGACACCGACGGCCTCTACTTCGTCCCTCCCGAAGGGCGCCCTTCGAGCCGAGACGCTGCCGACGAGCCGGAGGAGAGGCGGTTCGAGCTGAAGGGCGAAGCCCTGAGGCGAGAGCTGAGTGGATCAGCGGCGAGGCGAGGGCTGAATGAAGACGAGGAGACCCTCATGGCCGAGCTCGAGCGCGTGCTGCCGCCCGGCATCCAGCTCGAGCTCGGCGGCCGCTACGAGGCGATGCTCTCCTACAAGATGAAGAACTACGTCCTGCTCGACCATCGCGGCAAGCTCCTGGTCAAGGGGTCGGGGCTTCGCTCACGCGGCATCGAGCTGTTCCAGCGCCTGTGGCTGGAGGAGATGTTCCGGCTGCTGCTGACGGGACGGCGCGAGGAGATCCCCGCTCTCGTCAAGCGCTGGCAGGAGGACTTCGAGGCCCACCGCGTGCCGGTCAAGCAGTTCATGAAGACGGAGACGCTCCAGGAGTCACCCGCCGGCTACCAGGACAAGCTCCGCGACAGAAAGCGCAACGTCTCGGCCGCCTACGAGCTGGCGCTTCGCTCGGAGCGGCCATACCAGGCGGGTGACCAGGTCTCTTACTACGTCGCCGGCGAGGGTAAGCGCGTGAAGGTCAACGAGGCGGCCAAGCTCGCCGCCGAATGGAATCCCGCCGCTCCGGACGAGAACACCGCCTACTACCTCGCCAAGCTCCACGACCTCTACGAGAAATTCCGCCCGCTCATCGAGCAGGATGGCCTCGCCCCCGCGAGCGACGGCGAGCCCGAGGTCCCGGCCCAGCTACCACTCGAGTAG
- a CDS encoding RDD family protein: MAVTCGRCGWQSDEARYCARCGAGLGAPPAAPPTSFPQPPLRAPAPGFAPVSVATRPAGFWIRFVAVMIDGVVLLLAQGILFGAGWMLWGGGMDAGILMRGATRLFSSIIGAGYSIVFHWMWGQTLGKMALQIRVVSMDGGPLSFGQSVGRYFATILSFLILLIGFIMAGVRSDKRALHDLLAGTRVEHL, translated from the coding sequence ATGGCGGTGACTTGTGGGCGCTGCGGGTGGCAGAGCGACGAAGCGCGTTACTGCGCGCGATGCGGCGCCGGCCTCGGCGCGCCCCCCGCCGCTCCGCCTACGTCGTTTCCGCAGCCGCCGCTTCGAGCGCCTGCGCCGGGTTTCGCGCCCGTCTCGGTCGCAACCCGGCCCGCGGGCTTCTGGATCCGCTTCGTCGCGGTCATGATCGACGGCGTCGTCCTTCTCCTGGCCCAGGGCATTCTCTTCGGCGCGGGCTGGATGCTGTGGGGCGGCGGCATGGACGCCGGAATTCTCATGAGGGGGGCGACGCGCCTCTTCAGCTCGATCATCGGCGCGGGGTACAGCATCGTCTTTCACTGGATGTGGGGCCAGACGCTTGGCAAGATGGCGCTCCAGATCCGGGTGGTGAGCATGGATGGCGGGCCGCTGTCCTTCGGCCAGTCTGTCGGACGCTATTTCGCGACCATCCTGTCGTTCCTCATCCTCCTGATCGGCTTCATCATGGCCGGCGTCCGCTCCGACAAGCGGGCGCTGCACGACCTGCTGGCCGGCACGCGGGTCGAACACCTCTAG
- a CDS encoding tetratricopeptide repeat protein, translated as MAEREWAGEAREHFERGYEEQMAGRIDAAIECYRRSIAIQATAEAHTFLGWALSHQGRHEDAIAECRTAIAVDPTFGNPYNDIGAYLIELGREDEAVPWLERAKVAPRYEPRHFPYFNLARIYVRRHKVREAIRELEGAIAIEPRYTAARRELHRLIGLLN; from the coding sequence ATGGCCGAGCGCGAGTGGGCGGGTGAGGCGCGCGAGCACTTCGAGCGCGGCTACGAGGAGCAGATGGCCGGCCGGATCGACGCGGCGATCGAGTGCTACCGCCGTTCGATCGCGATACAGGCGACCGCCGAAGCCCACACCTTCCTCGGCTGGGCGCTTTCCCACCAAGGCCGGCACGAGGACGCCATCGCGGAGTGCCGGACCGCCATCGCCGTGGACCCGACGTTCGGCAACCCGTACAACGACATCGGCGCGTACTTGATCGAGCTCGGCCGTGAAGACGAAGCGGTGCCGTGGCTCGAGCGCGCCAAGGTCGCGCCTCGCTACGAGCCCCGCCACTTCCCCTACTTCAACCTCGCGCGCATCTATGTGCGGCGGCACAAGGTCCGCGAGGCCATTCGCGAGCTCGAGGGCGCCATCGCCATCGAACCGCGTTACACGGCGGCGCGCAGGGAGCTCCATCGCCTCATCGGGCTCCTGAATTGA
- a CDS encoding SDR family oxidoreductase — protein MDLGLKGKVALVVAASKGMGKASAMGFGAEGARVAMCARGEADLRAAADEVSKQTGAEVLAVPADANKPEDIERVVAKTREKWGGVDVLVANVGGPPPGPFEQMTDEQWKAAFEQVHLSTVRFIRAVLPDMKRKKWGRILAIQSSSVKQPVEGLILSNGIRPGIAGMFKTLANELGREGITVNMVLPGRIRTDRFIGHQKDLAARAGKSLEEWIATRSTADIPMGRIGTPEEFANMVIFLASERASYMTGCVVQVDGGLIKSVV, from the coding sequence GTGGACCTGGGTCTCAAGGGCAAGGTGGCGTTGGTGGTGGCGGCGAGCAAGGGCATGGGCAAGGCGTCGGCCATGGGCTTCGGCGCAGAAGGCGCGCGCGTGGCCATGTGCGCGCGGGGAGAGGCCGACCTGCGCGCGGCTGCCGACGAGGTCAGCAAGCAGACCGGCGCGGAGGTGCTGGCGGTGCCGGCCGACGCCAACAAGCCGGAGGACATCGAGCGCGTCGTGGCCAAGACGCGGGAGAAGTGGGGCGGCGTGGACGTGCTCGTGGCCAACGTCGGCGGGCCCCCGCCCGGACCCTTCGAGCAGATGACCGACGAGCAGTGGAAGGCGGCCTTCGAGCAGGTCCACCTCTCGACCGTGCGCTTCATTCGGGCGGTGCTGCCCGACATGAAGAGGAAGAAGTGGGGGCGCATCCTCGCCATCCAGTCCAGCTCGGTCAAGCAGCCCGTCGAAGGATTGATCCTCTCGAACGGAATCCGCCCAGGCATCGCCGGGATGTTCAAGACGCTCGCCAACGAGCTCGGACGGGAGGGCATCACGGTCAACATGGTCCTGCCGGGACGGATCCGGACCGACCGCTTCATCGGGCACCAGAAGGATTTGGCCGCCCGGGCTGGGAAGAGCCTGGAGGAGTGGATCGCCACGCGGTCCACGGCGGACATTCCCATGGGGCGCATCGGCACACCCGAGGAGTTCGCCAACATGGTCATCTTCCTCGCCTCGGAGCGGGCCTCGTACATGACCGGCTGCGTGGTGCAGGTGGACGGCGGCCTGATCAAGAGCGTGGTGTAG
- a CDS encoding RNA-binding protein: MPAKLFIGNLSFQATEEDLRELFQQAGTVESVRIVTDQFTGRPRGFGFVEMATKEEAAKAVEMLNGRLFRDRNLVVDEARPQPQRGAGGGGPRGGGGGPRGSGPGGGGGNWRR; encoded by the coding sequence ATGCCCGCAAAGCTGTTTATTGGGAACCTCTCCTTCCAGGCCACGGAAGAGGACCTCCGCGAGCTCTTCCAGCAGGCCGGCACGGTCGAATCGGTGCGCATCGTCACCGATCAGTTCACCGGGCGTCCGCGAGGCTTCGGATTCGTCGAGATGGCGACCAAGGAGGAAGCCGCCAAGGCGGTCGAGATGCTCAATGGCCGGCTCTTCCGCGATCGCAACCTCGTCGTGGACGAGGCGCGGCCCCAGCCCCAGCGCGGGGCGGGTGGAGGTGGCCCGCGCGGCGGCGGCGGTGGGCCGCGTGGCAGTGGGCCGGGAGGCGGCGGGGGTAACTGGCGCCGGTAA
- a CDS encoding radical SAM protein has product MSDPRLPFGWTVNPFRGCEFGCRYCYARPTHGYLGHADPAEFERRIYVKQADEAKLRSRLKRARESGEEVAIGAATDPYQPAESRFRVTRRVLESVLRVPGLRVGITTKSPAITRDMDLLRRIAAAGELVVNISLTSLDAALLRRIEPRAPRPDLRLGAMAELTAAGVPARLFAMPVLPFLTDREVALRALFAAARAAGAREAIWNVLFLRGETHGFFLDFIAREFPRLLPRYRALYAGGATAEASYRERVEGMAARVALEAGFPGRSRADRIAAERPARPRQLLLEW; this is encoded by the coding sequence TTGAGCGACCCACGGCTGCCCTTTGGGTGGACCGTCAATCCGTTCCGCGGCTGCGAGTTCGGCTGTCGATACTGCTATGCGAGACCGACGCACGGCTATCTGGGTCACGCCGACCCTGCCGAGTTCGAGAGGCGGATATACGTGAAGCAGGCCGACGAGGCGAAGCTCCGCTCGCGCTTGAAGCGCGCGCGGGAGAGCGGCGAGGAGGTAGCCATAGGAGCGGCAACGGACCCCTACCAGCCGGCCGAATCGCGCTTCCGGGTTACGCGGCGGGTGCTCGAGAGCGTCCTACGCGTGCCCGGCCTGCGAGTTGGCATCACCACGAAGTCTCCGGCGATCACGCGCGACATGGATCTGCTCCGCCGGATCGCGGCGGCGGGAGAGCTCGTGGTCAATATCTCGCTCACCTCGCTCGACGCCGCCCTCCTCCGCCGCATCGAGCCCCGCGCCCCACGCCCCGACCTCCGTCTCGGGGCCATGGCGGAGCTGACGGCGGCAGGCGTCCCGGCCCGGCTCTTCGCCATGCCGGTGCTGCCGTTCCTGACTGACCGCGAGGTCGCGCTGCGGGCGCTCTTCGCCGCGGCGCGCGCTGCCGGAGCGCGAGAGGCCATTTGGAACGTCCTCTTCCTCCGCGGCGAGACCCACGGGTTCTTCCTCGACTTCATCGCCCGCGAGTTTCCCCGGCTCCTGCCGCGCTACCGTGCTCTCTACGCAGGCGGGGCCACGGCGGAGGCCAGCTACCGTGAGCGCGTGGAGGGGATGGCGGCGCGCGTGGCCCTCGAGGCGGGCTTCCCGGGACGAAGCCGGGCGGACCGGATCGCCGCCGAGCGACCCGCCCGGCCGCGTCAGCTGCTACTCGAGTGGTAG
- a CDS encoding S1C family serine protease: protein MDASVELVKRLLASVVHIHAEVPAAHPSARILGDERMGTGIIVDPSGLILTVNYVVMGGETIQVSFGKGRSQRAEIVAQDFELGLALLKVKRTNLPAVPVASSADLDRGEPVFALGATGPRERRVSGGLLTYLGEFEAYWEYLLDRSLVSSAANPGFGGGPLFTITGRMIGVVSLNLGEIMRVSLAIPGECYLANREEYLRHGRAVSRPLRAWLGVFAHPLDEGVVVAGLVPNGPGARSGIREGDVILSLDAHQVPTRKDLYLSLWRRGPGERIALEVMRDNELKRLDVTGGDRADFYKQIS from the coding sequence ATGGACGCGTCGGTCGAGCTCGTCAAGCGGCTCCTGGCCTCGGTGGTGCACATCCACGCCGAGGTGCCTGCGGCCCATCCCTCCGCGCGGATACTCGGCGACGAGCGCATGGGTACCGGCATCATCGTGGATCCCTCGGGGCTGATCCTCACCGTCAACTATGTGGTCATGGGCGGCGAGACCATCCAGGTGAGCTTCGGCAAGGGACGCTCCCAGCGGGCGGAGATCGTGGCCCAGGACTTCGAGCTCGGGCTTGCCCTGTTGAAGGTCAAGCGGACGAACCTGCCGGCGGTGCCTGTCGCGTCCTCGGCTGACCTGGACCGCGGTGAGCCCGTCTTCGCGCTCGGCGCCACGGGTCCCAGGGAACGGCGCGTGTCGGGCGGGCTCTTGACCTACCTCGGCGAGTTCGAGGCGTACTGGGAATATCTCCTCGATCGGAGCCTGGTGTCGAGCGCGGCGAATCCCGGCTTCGGCGGCGGCCCGCTGTTCACGATTACGGGGCGGATGATCGGCGTCGTCTCGCTCAACCTGGGCGAGATCATGCGCGTGTCGCTGGCCATCCCCGGCGAGTGCTACCTGGCGAATCGCGAGGAGTACCTGCGCCACGGGCGCGCGGTCAGCCGACCGCTGCGGGCGTGGCTGGGCGTCTTCGCCCATCCGCTCGACGAGGGCGTGGTGGTGGCGGGGCTGGTGCCCAACGGGCCCGGCGCGCGCTCGGGCATCCGCGAGGGCGACGTGATCCTCTCGCTCGACGCCCACCAGGTGCCGACGCGGAAGGACCTGTACCTGTCCCTCTGGCGGCGAGGGCCGGGAGAGCGGATCGCGCTCGAGGTGATGCGCGACAACGAGCTCAAGCGGCTCGACGTGACTGGCGGCGACCGCGCGGACTTCTACAAGCAGATCTCCTGA
- a CDS encoding CoA transferase has protein sequence MTDPPVQALEGVRVLELAHLIAGPTCGMYLADMGADVIKVESRESPDASRTVYGIARAGEGILHLTVNRNKRALCLDLGKPLGREAFYRVVKTADVVLEGYRNGVAEKLGIDYTTLRPMNPRLIYCSVSAFGPEGPWRNKPGLDALAQAVGGLMAVTGETDGGPALVGAPVVDTIGGLLAVQGILTALIARGRTGEGQRVDVSLLDGVLLSHLARLSVFHETGVPIGRYGSGHPNLVPYQAFRARDGWIFLAVWKDVTWRPFCDVAGRPALADDPRFATRADRLANRKELTALLEIAIAERTIEEWMAALEPIDVLCAPINDYAQLVRHPAVRATGMIVEQEHPRAGRFTTMAPAVKLEKTPGTIRTGAPALGEHSREILGEAGLAPAELDALAAQGII, from the coding sequence ATGACTGACCCGCCCGTCCAAGCGCTCGAGGGTGTGCGCGTCCTCGAGCTGGCCCATCTGATCGCCGGCCCGACCTGCGGCATGTACTTAGCAGACATGGGCGCCGACGTCATCAAGGTCGAGTCGCGCGAGTCGCCTGATGCCTCCAGGACGGTGTACGGGATCGCGCGGGCTGGTGAAGGCATCCTGCATCTCACGGTGAACCGCAACAAGCGCGCCCTCTGTCTCGACCTGGGGAAGCCCCTGGGGCGCGAGGCCTTCTACCGGGTCGTCAAGACGGCGGACGTCGTCCTCGAGGGCTACCGCAACGGGGTGGCGGAGAAGCTCGGCATCGACTACACCACGCTCCGGCCGATGAACCCGCGCCTCATCTATTGCTCCGTGTCTGCCTTCGGGCCCGAGGGGCCGTGGCGGAACAAGCCGGGTCTCGACGCGCTGGCGCAGGCGGTCGGCGGGCTCATGGCGGTGACGGGCGAGACGGACGGCGGCCCGGCGCTGGTCGGGGCTCCGGTGGTGGACACGATCGGAGGCCTGCTGGCGGTGCAGGGCATCCTCACGGCGTTGATCGCCCGGGGGCGAACGGGCGAGGGACAGCGGGTGGACGTCTCGCTGCTCGACGGGGTCCTGCTCTCGCACTTAGCAAGGCTGTCGGTCTTCCACGAAACGGGCGTGCCGATCGGCCGCTACGGCAGCGGACATCCGAACCTCGTGCCGTACCAGGCCTTCCGCGCGCGCGACGGGTGGATCTTCCTGGCGGTCTGGAAGGACGTCACGTGGCGGCCATTCTGCGATGTGGCCGGCCGGCCCGCGCTCGCCGACGACCCGCGCTTCGCGACCCGCGCGGACCGGCTCGCGAACCGCAAGGAGCTGACGGCGCTGCTCGAGATCGCCATCGCCGAGCGCACGATCGAGGAGTGGATGGCGGCGCTCGAGCCTATCGACGTGCTCTGCGCGCCGATCAACGACTACGCGCAGCTGGTGCGGCACCCGGCGGTGCGGGCGACGGGGATGATCGTCGAGCAGGAGCACCCGCGGGCCGGGCGCTTCACGACCATGGCCCCGGCGGTCAAGCTCGAGAAGACCCCGGGCACGATACGGACCGGGGCGCCGGCCCTGGGCGAGCACTCACGCGAGATCCTGGGAGAAGCGGGCCTGGCGCCGGCCGAGCTGGACGCGCTGGCCGCCCAGGGCATCATCTGA
- a CDS encoding YihY/virulence factor BrkB family protein, whose amino-acid sequence MRTLRTAIRNFRAHRGFFHASGLAFSFLTCLVPILFFIVSLAGFVLSRKAASEVVLKQLSELIPVYKEELHASLAEVIRRRRLSGLLGTGVLLLFASQLFASLRLVLNDIFGFSRGPGLLREIGKDLALLFLMGVFFLGSIMVFDLFGWVRFLLLTPAQMPAEWIRSLFMALAVGFSTMLFFVMYRYFPHQRVPTGPALAGALLAAMLWEAAKQGFRWYILRVGVYDAIYGPLGALVALGMFAYYSGIVFILGAEFTEALRSRKDRG is encoded by the coding sequence ATGAGGACGCTCCGCACCGCCATCAGGAACTTCCGGGCGCACCGGGGATTCTTCCACGCCTCGGGACTGGCGTTCAGCTTCCTGACGTGTCTCGTGCCAATCCTCTTCTTCATCGTCTCGCTGGCCGGCTTCGTCCTGAGCCGGAAAGCGGCGTCGGAGGTGGTGCTCAAGCAGCTGTCGGAGCTGATCCCGGTTTACAAGGAGGAGCTCCACGCATCCCTCGCCGAGGTCATCCGGCGGCGCAGGCTCTCGGGCCTCCTCGGCACGGGGGTGCTGCTGCTCTTTGCCAGCCAGCTGTTCGCCTCGCTGAGGCTCGTGCTCAACGACATCTTCGGGTTCAGCCGGGGGCCGGGACTGCTGCGCGAGATCGGCAAGGACCTCGCCCTCCTCTTCTTGATGGGCGTCTTCTTCCTCGGCAGCATCATGGTTTTCGACCTCTTCGGATGGGTCCGGTTCCTGCTGCTCACGCCGGCCCAAATGCCGGCCGAGTGGATCCGCTCGCTCTTCATGGCGTTAGCCGTGGGATTCAGCACGATGCTGTTCTTCGTCATGTACCGGTACTTCCCGCATCAGAGGGTCCCAACGGGCCCGGCGCTGGCGGGGGCGCTGTTGGCCGCGATGCTGTGGGAGGCGGCGAAGCAGGGGTTCCGCTGGTACATCCTGCGGGTCGGGGTGTACGACGCCATCTACGGCCCGCTGGGCGCGCTGGTGGCGCTCGGCATGTTCGCGTACTACTCCGGCATCGTGTTCATCCTGGGCGCCGAATTCACTGAGGCGCTTAGATCGCGGAAGGACCGCGGGTAG